The following proteins come from a genomic window of Rhodoligotrophos sp. CJ14:
- a CDS encoding DUF1127 domain-containing protein: MKARDAGTIVKAGSYWSGLSTRVANWRARRSLKELMSAEDWLLKDIGLTRSEIAWAMHLPLTVDPAEELNRVAKRSHGWSSERSAYTSYSRNKDEANLRRRGDRGPVRETANRTAAEAIGETQAQSGQITAARYPRKSSVS; encoded by the coding sequence ATGAAAGCGCGAGATGCAGGGACCATCGTCAAAGCAGGAAGCTACTGGTCCGGTTTGAGCACCCGTGTCGCAAACTGGCGCGCACGGCGAAGCTTGAAGGAGCTCATGTCGGCGGAGGACTGGCTGCTTAAAGATATCGGTCTCACACGCAGCGAGATTGCTTGGGCAATGCACCTGCCGTTGACAGTCGACCCCGCGGAGGAACTGAACCGCGTCGCCAAGCGGAGCCACGGCTGGAGCAGCGAGCGCTCAGCCTACACAAGCTACAGTCGGAACAAAGATGAAGCGAATCTCCGCCGTCGTGGAGACAGGGGGCCTGTTCGCGAAACTGCAAATAGGACGGCTGCTGAAGCGATCGGCGAAACCCAAGCCCAAAGTGGGCAGATCACTGCTGC
- a CDS encoding DUF1127 domain-containing protein, producing the protein MSQSRIETETPRHPALSSVLFTSLNQWLHNWVARRKLRALMELEDTTLRDIGLTRGDVIWASNLPVGEDPVQALSGVSKRRVR; encoded by the coding sequence ATGTCACAGAGCAGGATCGAAACCGAGACCCCGCGGCATCCGGCACTGTCGAGCGTGCTGTTCACGAGCCTCAATCAGTGGCTCCACAACTGGGTCGCCCGTCGCAAGCTCAGGGCTCTCATGGAGCTCGAGGATACAACCTTACGGGATATCGGGTTGACGCGCGGCGATGTCATTTGGGCGTCAAACCTGCCGGTCGGAGAAGATCCTGTGCAGGCTTTGAGCGGAGTGAGCAAGAGAAGGGTGAGGTAA
- a CDS encoding LysR substrate-binding domain-containing protein, translating to MEATLDMDLLKTFVAIVETGSFSGAAEEVGRTQSAVSMQMKRLEDLVGRPLFVRDGRKNMVTRDGEQLLDYARRIIRLSAEALSAIGQPELQGIVRLGTPDDYADCLLPEILARFSRTHPLVQVEVECQPSTMLLQNTMSGRLDMSIISCQPNVMAGEVLRSEPLVWATSARHDVHHQKVVPLAVSTPNCAWRAMATDALSNWHRPYRIAYASSNSVAIAAAVISGLAVAAIPEFLVRPGMRVLCEADGFPRLGEFQIALLCAPGMQGGPHHALAEHVTESLARTRAAPALIAAE from the coding sequence ATGGAAGCGACCTTGGACATGGATCTGCTGAAGACCTTCGTTGCCATTGTGGAGACCGGCTCCTTTTCGGGTGCAGCCGAGGAGGTGGGGCGCACGCAGTCGGCCGTCAGCATGCAGATGAAGCGGCTGGAGGACCTGGTCGGCCGGCCTCTTTTCGTCCGCGACGGCCGCAAGAACATGGTCACCCGCGATGGCGAGCAGCTGCTTGATTATGCCCGTCGGATCATTCGTCTTTCAGCCGAGGCCTTGAGCGCCATAGGTCAGCCCGAGCTGCAGGGCATCGTGCGCCTTGGCACCCCGGATGATTATGCGGATTGCTTGCTTCCGGAAATTCTTGCGCGATTTTCGCGGACCCATCCTCTGGTGCAGGTCGAGGTCGAGTGCCAGCCCAGCACCATGCTTTTGCAGAATACCATGAGCGGCCGGCTGGACATGTCGATCATCAGTTGCCAGCCCAATGTCATGGCCGGCGAGGTCCTGCGCAGCGAGCCGCTCGTTTGGGCAACCTCAGCGCGCCATGACGTGCACCATCAGAAGGTGGTGCCGCTTGCCGTGTCGACCCCGAACTGCGCCTGGCGCGCCATGGCGACCGATGCCCTGTCCAACTGGCATCGCCCCTATCGTATCGCCTATGCAAGCTCGAACAGCGTCGCCATTGCTGCCGCCGTGATCTCAGGTCTTGCCGTTGCGGCGATCCCAGAATTTCTGGTGCGCCCCGGCATGCGGGTTCTCTGTGAGGCTGACGGGTTCCCGCGCCTTGGTGAGTTTCAGATTGCGCTGCTGTGTGCCCCCGGCATGCAGGGTGGTCCGCACCATGCTCTAGCCGAGCATGTGACGGAAAGCCTGGCACGCACCCGCGCGGCCCCGGCTCTTATCGCAGCCGAGTAG
- a CDS encoding 16S rRNA (uracil(1498)-N(3))-methyltransferase: MTSLQPEDLRRLPRLYVGASLHPGASIEPSPDQVHYLASVMRLAVGDGVRLFNGRDGEWRAAIIEIGRKRARLETRDQLRAQTDLPNIHYLFAPLKHARIDYVAQKATELGAARLVPVLTAHTIARRVNLERLRANAIEAAEQCNLLSVPEIDAPVELDSLLDHWEGSRRLIYCDESAPSANPLPQLRDLAEKNRDTPLAVLVGPEGGFSPAEQQRLRALPGVIPISLGPRVMRADTAAIAALTLVQATCGDWQ; the protein is encoded by the coding sequence GTGACATCCCTGCAGCCAGAAGATCTGCGCCGGCTCCCGCGGCTCTATGTCGGCGCATCGCTCCACCCCGGCGCATCTATCGAGCCCTCGCCTGATCAGGTGCACTATCTGGCCTCGGTCATGCGGCTTGCGGTTGGCGATGGTGTCCGCCTGTTCAATGGCCGCGACGGTGAATGGCGCGCCGCCATCATCGAGATCGGCCGCAAGCGCGCGCGCCTTGAGACCCGCGATCAGCTGCGTGCCCAGACAGATCTGCCGAATATTCACTATCTCTTCGCACCGCTCAAGCACGCCCGCATCGACTATGTCGCGCAAAAGGCAACCGAGCTCGGTGCCGCACGGCTCGTCCCGGTGCTGACCGCCCACACCATTGCGCGCCGAGTGAATCTGGAGCGGCTGCGCGCCAATGCCATCGAGGCGGCGGAGCAGTGTAACCTTCTTTCGGTGCCCGAGATCGACGCGCCAGTGGAGTTGGACAGTCTGCTCGATCACTGGGAGGGATCCCGGCGTCTCATCTATTGTGATGAATCAGCGCCATCAGCCAATCCTCTGCCGCAGCTACGCGATCTTGCCGAGAAAAACCGCGATACGCCTTTGGCTGTCCTGGTCGGCCCGGAGGGCGGCTTCTCCCCGGCAGAACAGCAGCGCCTGCGCGCCCTTCCAGGCGTGATCCCGATTTCCCTTGGTCCCCGCGTCATGCGGGCCGATACCGCGGCCATCGCCGCCCTCACTCTGGTGCAGGCGACCTGCGGGGACTGGCAATGA
- a CDS encoding glutamate--cysteine ligase, which produces MSSQVIDSPDTRVPVESKDQLVAWFEAGCKPKDSWRIGTEHEKFGFHPDGLRPVPYEGSRGIRALLEGLQDRFHWQPVMERDTIIGLKEPETGASISLEPGGQFELSGAAVAHLHQTCEEVGTHLNQVREVGDDLGINFLGLGFSPRWTLAETPMMPKGRYRIMRAYMPKVGGHGLDMMFRSCTVQVNLDFSTEADMRQKLRTSLALQPIATAIFANSPFTEGRPNGFLSFRSEIWRDTDSDRTGMLPFVFESGFDFERYVNYALDVPMYFVYRDGAYIDVSGKSFRDFMAGKLPQLPGERPTMQDWSDHVTTIFPEVRLKRYLEMRGADSGPWSRLCALPALWVGLLYDQTALDAAWDVVKGWTANERQALRDDVPKTALQTRFRRYKVQDIAREIMAIAREGLRNRDRQDGFGNSEAVYLNAIDDVVESGRTAAEDLLELYYGAWNESVDPVFKTNAY; this is translated from the coding sequence GTGAGTTCGCAAGTCATAGACAGCCCCGATACCCGGGTGCCGGTAGAAAGCAAGGATCAGCTGGTTGCCTGGTTCGAGGCCGGCTGCAAACCGAAGGACTCCTGGCGCATCGGCACTGAGCACGAAAAATTCGGCTTCCACCCCGATGGCCTGCGGCCGGTTCCCTACGAGGGCTCTCGCGGCATCCGCGCCCTGCTTGAGGGCCTGCAGGACCGGTTCCACTGGCAGCCGGTCATGGAACGCGACACCATCATCGGTCTGAAGGAGCCCGAAACCGGCGCTAGCATTTCCCTGGAGCCCGGCGGACAGTTCGAACTGTCCGGCGCAGCCGTCGCCCATCTTCATCAGACCTGCGAGGAGGTTGGCACCCATCTCAATCAGGTCCGCGAGGTCGGCGATGATCTGGGCATCAATTTTCTCGGTCTTGGCTTCTCGCCGAGATGGACCCTTGCCGAGACGCCGATGATGCCCAAGGGCCGCTACAGGATCATGCGCGCCTATATGCCAAAAGTGGGTGGCCACGGCCTCGACATGATGTTTCGCTCCTGCACGGTTCAGGTCAATCTCGACTTCTCGACCGAAGCAGACATGCGCCAGAAGCTGCGCACAAGCCTCGCCCTTCAGCCCATCGCCACCGCGATCTTCGCCAATTCCCCCTTTACCGAGGGCAGGCCCAACGGTTTTCTGAGCTTCCGCTCCGAGATTTGGCGCGACACCGATTCCGATCGCACCGGCATGCTCCCCTTCGTCTTCGAGAGCGGCTTCGATTTCGAGCGCTATGTGAACTACGCCCTCGATGTGCCCATGTACTTCGTCTATCGCGACGGCGCCTATATCGATGTCAGCGGCAAGTCCTTCCGCGATTTCATGGCGGGTAAGCTCCCGCAGCTTCCGGGCGAGCGCCCCACCATGCAGGACTGGTCCGACCACGTCACCACGATCTTCCCCGAAGTCAGGCTGAAGCGCTATCTCGAGATGCGCGGCGCCGACAGCGGCCCCTGGTCGAGGCTCTGTGCCCTCCCCGCGCTCTGGGTCGGTCTGCTCTATGACCAGACGGCATTGGACGCGGCCTGGGATGTGGTCAAGGGCTGGACGGCCAACGAGCGCCAGGCACTGCGCGATGATGTGCCCAAGACAGCGCTTCAAACCCGCTTCCGGCGCTACAAGGTCCAGGATATCGCCCGTGAGATCATGGCGATCGCGCGCGAAGGTTTGCGCAACCGCGACCGTCAGGATGGCTTCGGCAATAGTGAAGCGGTCTATCTCAATGCCATTGACGATGTGGTGGAAAGTGGCCGCACCGCCGCCGAGGACTTGCTAGAGCTCTATTACGGCGCGTGGAACGAAAGCGTCGATCCGGTATTCAAGACCAACGCGTACTGA
- a CDS encoding MAPEG family protein, with amino-acid sequence MRALMLTAAPLYAALLGLLFLVLTARVLQMRRARGILFGSGGDSDFERIIRAHANFVEYAPLGIILLLIAELIGAPHLLLHLLGIALVLGRVLHALGLAGPSHVVWLRSSGLVLTLLSLVGLVITVLLYWLHLVTIAA; translated from the coding sequence ATGCGTGCGCTGATGCTGACGGCGGCGCCTCTTTATGCGGCGTTGCTGGGGCTGTTGTTCCTGGTGCTCACGGCCCGCGTCCTGCAGATGCGGCGGGCACGCGGCATCCTGTTTGGCTCAGGCGGCGATTCAGATTTCGAGCGCATCATCCGGGCCCACGCCAATTTCGTAGAATATGCACCGCTCGGCATCATCCTCCTGCTGATTGCCGAGCTGATCGGCGCGCCGCATCTCCTGCTGCACCTGCTTGGAATAGCACTGGTCCTCGGGCGGGTGCTTCATGCCTTGGGTCTTGCCGGCCCCAGCCATGTCGTCTGGCTCAGATCCTCAGGGCTTGTGCTTACACTTTTGAGCCTTGTCGGCCTCGTGATCACCGTTCTGCTCTACTGGCTCCATCTGGTCACGATCGCGGCCTGA
- the ubiA gene encoding 4-hydroxybenzoate octaprenyltransferase produces the protein MSIDHSSTGTVADAVQRNWVDRYAPRWMRPYCRLARFDRPIGTWLLLLPCWWSIALAQIAAGGGLPSLWLLFLFAVGAIVMRGAGCTYNDIVDRDIDDKVARTRSRPIPSGQVTARQAAAFMVLLSLVGLAVLLQLNRFAILLGCSSLLLVAAYPFMKRITYWPQMVLGLAFNWGALLGWAAVHGSLSWPPLVLYIAGIAWTLGYDTIYAHQDKDDDALIGVKSTALKFGSATRAWLILFYAIALIGIALAGFGAGAGLVFLTAWLIACAHAAWQIRTLDIDDPARCLILFRSNRDFGIIVFLGLLADSLLAPI, from the coding sequence ATGAGCATTGACCACTCATCAACCGGAACCGTTGCGGATGCTGTCCAGCGCAACTGGGTGGATCGCTACGCGCCCCGCTGGATGCGTCCCTATTGCCGCCTTGCGCGATTTGACCGCCCGATCGGGACCTGGCTTTTGCTGCTGCCCTGCTGGTGGTCGATCGCTCTTGCGCAGATCGCAGCCGGTGGTGGTCTGCCGAGCCTGTGGCTGCTCTTCCTGTTCGCGGTCGGGGCCATCGTTATGCGCGGGGCCGGCTGCACCTATAACGATATCGTCGACCGCGATATCGACGATAAGGTCGCACGCACCCGCTCCCGCCCTATCCCAAGTGGCCAGGTCACGGCGCGGCAGGCAGCGGCCTTCATGGTGCTGCTGTCGCTTGTTGGCCTTGCGGTTCTCTTGCAACTCAACCGCTTTGCCATCCTGCTCGGCTGCTCGTCATTGCTGCTGGTGGCCGCCTATCCCTTCATGAAGCGGATCACCTATTGGCCGCAAATGGTTCTGGGTCTTGCCTTTAATTGGGGTGCGCTGCTCGGCTGGGCAGCAGTGCATGGCAGCCTCTCCTGGCCACCTCTGGTGCTCTATATCGCCGGCATTGCCTGGACGCTCGGCTATGACACCATCTATGCACACCAGGATAAGGACGACGACGCGCTGATCGGCGTGAAATCGACCGCCCTCAAATTTGGCAGCGCGACCAGGGCCTGGCTCATTCTGTTCTATGCCATCGCCCTGATAGGCATCGCCCTCGCCGGTTTCGGCGCGGGTGCGGGCCTCGTCTTCCTCACGGCGTGGCTCATCGCTTGCGCCCATGCGGCCTGGCAGATCAGAACCCTCGATATCGATGATCCCGCGCGCTGCCTGATATTGTTCCGTTCCAATCGTGATTTCGGCATCATTGTGTTTCTAGGCCTGCTGGCGGACAGTCTTCTCGCCCCCATATGA
- a CDS encoding TldD/PmbA family protein, producing MQATDTNRLLDIAARTIEHAKRLGADAADAVIVEALSHSVDVRLGKLEDLERSEGQDLGLRVFIGDAQAIVSTNDFTDDNLKTLAERAVAMAKVSPPDPFSGLAATDELAKSIADLDLFDEKTLSAAELQDLAKATEDAALAVKGITNSEGAGAGYTVAGLALVTSTGFAGSYRRSGFGLSCSVVAGQGTGMERDYESSSTVHFADLRKPEEIGRIAAERAVRRLNPRKIGSRKGTVVYEPRLSRSLVGHLLGAINGGAIARGTSFLKHAMGTAILPADITITDNPMKPRGVRSRPFDGEGLSGKPLELVSGGVLNTWILDTRSARKLGLASTGHASRSAGSPPSPAATNVTLLPGKRSRTELLADIDEGLWVTDLLGHGANLITGDYSRGAAGFWIEKGEIAYPVAEITIAGNLKDMFRKMSVADDIEYRGGVDTPSIRIEGMTIAGR from the coding sequence ATGCAAGCAACGGACACCAACCGCCTTCTCGACATTGCTGCCCGCACCATAGAGCACGCAAAACGCCTTGGGGCCGACGCTGCGGACGCGGTGATCGTGGAAGCGCTCTCTCATTCTGTCGACGTGCGCCTGGGTAAGCTCGAAGATCTGGAGCGGTCCGAAGGTCAGGACCTCGGGCTCAGGGTCTTTATCGGAGATGCGCAGGCCATCGTCTCCACCAATGATTTCACCGACGACAACCTCAAGACGCTGGCCGAGCGTGCGGTCGCCATGGCGAAGGTGAGCCCTCCCGATCCCTTCAGCGGTCTTGCGGCCACCGATGAGCTCGCTAAATCGATAGCCGATCTCGATCTCTTCGATGAGAAAACCCTCTCTGCAGCAGAGCTTCAGGATTTGGCCAAGGCCACTGAAGATGCAGCCCTTGCCGTGAAAGGCATCACCAATTCCGAAGGCGCCGGCGCCGGCTATACCGTAGCGGGGCTGGCTCTCGTCACCTCGACCGGCTTTGCCGGAAGCTACCGGCGCTCGGGCTTTGGTCTGTCCTGCTCGGTGGTTGCAGGCCAAGGCACCGGCATGGAACGGGACTATGAAAGCTCGAGCACAGTCCATTTTGCCGATCTGCGCAAACCTGAGGAGATTGGCCGCATCGCCGCTGAGCGGGCGGTCCGGCGGCTCAATCCGCGCAAGATCGGCTCGCGAAAGGGCACCGTTGTCTATGAGCCGCGCTTATCGCGCAGCCTTGTCGGCCATCTCCTGGGCGCCATAAATGGCGGAGCCATTGCCCGCGGCACGAGCTTCCTCAAACACGCGATGGGCACCGCCATCTTGCCGGCCGACATCACCATCACCGATAACCCGATGAAGCCGCGTGGGGTACGTTCCCGCCCCTTCGACGGTGAGGGCTTGAGTGGCAAGCCCCTCGAACTGGTCTCCGGCGGTGTGCTCAACACGTGGATCCTCGATACCCGCTCGGCCCGCAAGCTGGGCCTTGCCTCGACCGGCCATGCCAGCCGCTCCGCCGGATCACCGCCCTCGCCGGCCGCCACCAATGTAACCCTCCTCCCGGGAAAGCGCTCGCGGACCGAGCTGCTGGCCGATATCGATGAGGGTCTTTGGGTGACCGACCTGTTGGGCCATGGCGCCAACCTGATCACCGGCGATTATAGCCGGGGTGCTGCCGGCTTCTGGATCGAGAAGGGCGAGATCGCCTATCCCGTGGCCGAGATCACCATTGCCGGCAATCTCAAGGATATGTTTCGCAAGATGTCCGTGGCCGACGACATTGAATATCGCGGCGGTGTCGATACGCCGTCCATTCGCATTGAGGGCATGACGATTGCCGGCCGATGA
- a CDS encoding 3'(2'),5'-bisphosphate nucleotidase CysQ — MPADDLDQLTEAVREAGALAMSLRAKGVDSWHKGDGTPVTEADMAVDRLLKERLLGARPDYGWLSEETADDKHRLQHERVWIVDPIDGTRSFMSGEDDWCVAAALVEDGDPIAAAIFSPPADHMYRASRGQGATLNGERISVSTCSDVTSARILARENAFAARRWPGRPWPHLTLDMRKSIALRLCLVASAEFDASFALGETSDWDIAGAHLVVTEAGGIVTTLSGEIPRYNQIRTRHAGVVASGPALHREFMDRLPYFSG; from the coding sequence TTGCCGGCCGATGATCTCGACCAGCTGACAGAGGCGGTGCGTGAAGCCGGCGCTCTGGCCATGAGCCTGCGCGCCAAGGGTGTCGATAGCTGGCACAAGGGCGACGGCACCCCCGTCACGGAAGCGGATATGGCGGTCGACCGGCTGCTCAAGGAGCGGCTGCTCGGCGCCCGTCCTGATTATGGTTGGCTGTCGGAGGAGACAGCCGACGACAAGCACCGTCTGCAGCATGAACGGGTGTGGATCGTTGATCCGATCGACGGGACCCGCTCCTTCATGTCGGGCGAGGACGACTGGTGCGTCGCCGCCGCCCTGGTGGAGGATGGCGACCCCATCGCCGCGGCAATCTTCAGCCCGCCCGCCGATCACATGTACAGGGCATCCCGCGGGCAAGGCGCGACGCTCAACGGCGAGCGGATCTCCGTCTCCACATGCAGCGATGTGACCAGCGCGCGCATTCTCGCGCGGGAAAATGCCTTCGCAGCCCGGCGCTGGCCCGGCAGACCCTGGCCGCATCTGACACTCGATATGCGCAAATCGATTGCTCTGCGCCTGTGCCTCGTTGCCTCAGCCGAGTTCGACGCAAGCTTCGCCCTGGGCGAGACCTCCGATTGGGATATCGCCGGCGCCCATCTCGTTGTGACCGAGGCGGGCGGCATTGTGACGACTTTGTCAGGCGAAATCCCCAGATATAACCAGATCCGGACCCGTCATGCGGGCGTGGTGGCCTCGGGTCCTGCCCTGCACCGGGAATTCATGGATCGGCTGCCATATTTTTCCGGCTGA
- a CDS encoding DUF4170 domain-containing protein codes for MTASSPAQEKQLLHLVFGGELESLDSTRFKNLKELDIVGIYPNFAEAKKAWAGKAQATVDNAQMRYFIVHLHRLLDPENDGL; via the coding sequence ATGACCGCATCTTCCCCTGCGCAGGAGAAGCAGCTTCTGCATTTGGTTTTTGGGGGCGAGTTGGAGAGCCTGGACAGCACGCGCTTCAAGAACCTGAAGGAGCTCGATATCGTCGGCATCTACCCCAACTTCGCCGAAGCGAAGAAGGCCTGGGCCGGCAAGGCACAGGCGACGGTGGACAATGCACAGATGCGCTACTTCATCGTGCATCTGCATCGCCTGCTCGATCCGGAAAACGACGGGCTCTGA
- a CDS encoding bifunctional riboflavin kinase/FAD synthetase yields the protein MHTIFDNRPVPAECRGAVVAIGNYDGVHRGHQRLLADAREEAARRGVPFGVVTFEPHPRTFFRPDQPVFRITPAEMKVRLLRGCGADFVSILTFDRTLASKEAETFVREELVGRLAVSHVITGYDFHFGKGRKGSPDLMMRLGRDLGFSVTVVDQVTDDSGVAPFASSAIRQELRHGAVEIAAEQLGYRWTILATVVPGDQRGRTLGFPTINVKLDDGCEPGEGIYAVRVRRGETVWRGAGYIGKRPTFGKTDVVLEVFLLNFSGDLYGEQLAIEFIAYIRGDKAFADVEALTAQMEKDVAEIDRVLARVDADDPIARFPLGKLQVEGRL from the coding sequence ATGCATACGATTTTCGATAATAGACCGGTGCCGGCGGAATGCCGGGGCGCCGTCGTTGCGATCGGCAATTATGACGGGGTGCATCGGGGGCATCAGAGGCTGCTGGCGGATGCACGGGAAGAGGCGGCGCGACGCGGCGTGCCCTTTGGCGTCGTGACCTTCGAGCCCCACCCCCGCACTTTCTTTCGCCCGGACCAGCCCGTGTTTCGCATCACGCCGGCGGAAATGAAGGTCAGGCTGCTGCGCGGGTGCGGTGCTGATTTCGTATCGATCCTCACCTTCGATCGGACGCTTGCCTCGAAAGAGGCCGAGACCTTCGTGCGCGAGGAACTGGTTGGACGTCTCGCCGTCAGCCATGTGATCACCGGTTATGATTTCCATTTCGGCAAGGGGCGCAAGGGCTCGCCGGATCTGATGATGAGGCTCGGGCGTGATCTTGGCTTCAGCGTCACCGTGGTTGATCAGGTGACCGACGATAGCGGGGTGGCGCCCTTTGCCTCCAGCGCCATTCGCCAGGAATTGCGCCATGGAGCGGTTGAGATCGCAGCCGAACAGCTCGGTTACCGCTGGACGATCCTTGCAACCGTGGTGCCCGGGGACCAGCGCGGGCGCACGCTCGGCTTTCCCACGATCAATGTGAAGCTCGATGATGGCTGTGAGCCGGGCGAGGGCATCTATGCGGTGCGGGTGCGCCGCGGCGAGACCGTCTGGCGCGGTGCCGGCTATATCGGAAAGCGCCCCACATTCGGCAAGACGGATGTGGTGCTCGAGGTCTTCCTGCTCAATTTCTCCGGAGATCTCTATGGCGAGCAGCTTGCGATAGAGTTCATCGCCTATATCCGCGGGGATAAAGCGTTTGCGGATGTCGAGGCCCTGACGGCGCAGATGGAAAAGGATGTGGCGGAGATCGATCGGGTGCTCGCGCGGGTCGATGCGGACGATCCCATCGCGCGGTTTCCCCTGGGTAAGCTGCAAGTAGAAGGGCGGCTCTAG
- a CDS encoding MaoC family dehydratase, translating to MTVLSSYTIDDLTVGMRASLSKVIDDEAIRAFADVSGDHNPVHLDDAFAASTRFKTRIAHGMLSASLISTVIGMQLPGQGTIYLSQSLNFRAPVHCGDEVTASVEITEIDQRRRRVTLACEVKVGDVIVVDGEAKVLAPAAKAQG from the coding sequence ATGACAGTCCTCAGTTCCTATACTATCGATGACCTGACGGTTGGCATGCGGGCGAGCCTCAGCAAAGTCATTGACGATGAGGCGATCAGGGCGTTCGCCGATGTCTCCGGTGACCACAATCCGGTCCATCTGGACGATGCGTTCGCGGCCAGCACGCGCTTCAAAACCCGGATCGCGCATGGCATGCTTTCGGCAAGCCTCATCTCAACCGTCATCGGCATGCAGCTGCCGGGGCAGGGCACGATCTATCTTTCGCAATCTCTCAATTTCCGTGCGCCGGTGCATTGCGGCGACGAGGTGACCGCGAGTGTCGAGATCACCGAGATCGATCAACGGCGGCGGCGGGTGACGCTGGCCTGCGAGGTGAAGGTCGGCGATGTGATCGTGGTCGATGGAGAGGCCAAGGTGCTGGCGCCCGCGGCCAAGGCGCAAGGCTGA
- a CDS encoding TIGR01459 family HAD-type hydrolase, with protein MTVLLDGISQIAGRHRLWLCDVWGVVHNGIAAYAPAVEALQRFRREGGIVVLITNAPRPFEPVVAQLDRMGVPRDAYDRVLASGDVMRRLVVEHGHPAVHFLGPARDRGLIEGLDIAEVGIGEAEIVLCTGLMDDLTETPDDYQPMLRRMMDKGQILYCANPDKVVQKGDRLLYCAGALAELYEQLGGEVVFTGKPDPLIYEDALALARDIAGEPISKDEALAIGDGMETDMRGAALNGIDAVFIAGGIHAHELEELHQGKADALDPLLARLEEVAPGLRLKGVLPDLRW; from the coding sequence ATGACGGTTCTTCTCGACGGCATCTCGCAGATCGCGGGACGGCACCGGCTCTGGCTTTGCGATGTCTGGGGTGTTGTGCATAACGGCATTGCGGCTTACGCGCCTGCGGTGGAGGCTCTGCAACGCTTTCGCCGCGAAGGCGGGATCGTTGTGCTGATCACCAATGCACCGCGGCCATTTGAACCGGTGGTTGCGCAGCTCGACCGTATGGGGGTGCCGCGCGATGCCTATGACAGGGTGCTGGCATCCGGGGATGTGATGCGCCGGCTTGTCGTCGAGCATGGACATCCGGCCGTGCATTTCCTCGGGCCAGCCCGCGATCGCGGGCTCATCGAAGGGCTGGATATCGCGGAGGTCGGCATCGGCGAAGCGGAAATTGTTCTCTGCACCGGTCTGATGGATGATCTGACCGAAACGCCTGACGATTACCAGCCGATGCTGCGGCGCATGATGGACAAGGGGCAGATCCTCTATTGCGCCAATCCGGACAAGGTGGTGCAAAAGGGAGACCGGCTGCTCTATTGCGCGGGCGCGCTCGCGGAGCTCTATGAACAGCTCGGTGGGGAGGTCGTGTTCACCGGCAAGCCGGACCCGCTGATCTATGAGGATGCGCTCGCTCTTGCCCGGGACATCGCGGGCGAGCCGATCAGCAAGGATGAAGCTCTGGCCATCGGCGATGGCATGGAAACGGATATGCGCGGGGCTGCGCTCAATGGCATTGACGCGGTGTTCATCGCTGGCGGCATCCATGCGCATGAGCTCGAGGAGCTGCATCAGGGCAAGGCAGATGCGCTCGACCCGCTGCTTGCGCGGCTTGAAGAGGTCGCGCCAGGCCTGCGTCTTAAGGGGGTCCTGCCGGACCTTCGGTGGTGA